One Frankia alni ACN14a DNA window includes the following coding sequences:
- a CDS encoding AAA family ATPase encodes MTAAVLSVSATDAECVTAIGRALVAAGPGDTVAVRPGVYRESLVFTRDVVLVAEEGPGSVVIEVPTGSALLCAGGDIRLRDLTVRGGDEELPLVQAAGGRLGLDNCQLEATASAALHVRGGRVGVRAGRIENAHGSGVVVDAGVAEFTEVAVEATGGPALVVAGGAAPTFRHCTFAGLDGFGVVATGTGAPRIEGSRISSASSVAVLVQQESRARLVDTQIDGSQVGLYVSGRAQPVLERCRLGKVTAHGVITVEQAAPSLVECLIENSAGHGLHATGRSAAELRHCVVRASGAAGVVADETARPVLVGGELADCGDVGVLLLGESAARLRGVRIHGSPIGVSIEGSAAPLLGGLDLRDVAYGLHAAGGAGRFEDGRVRGASRAGVRLAGAATTELHNSTLTQCRIGIEITAAARPSVTGVEVDGARDAGILVRDAAHPNLSRIRVHGTTGPGLVLEPGTQATVSDAELVGNAGPGVLVETNRPVVIQGGVMRGNGGEAVRTATPTTELRISGVETGHNNIELPAPPPARVADPAPQSPHDASDRAAADWSPADPGAVDRDADAASRWAPQPADRPHSPAGGDPTRMPDPSPPSRTGNPAGSPPPAAPPSAAPPSAAPEKDPGDPIAVQREHSRPDPGSVGGGPSADPPDGSNPVTALLAELDALVGLEGVKREVATLVGLHQVAKRRQEARLHAPPMSRHLVFAGPPGTGKTTIARLFGKILAALGVLPGGQMVEVARADLVAEHVGGTAVKTTAKFEAALGGVLFIDEAYTLSPADGGGHDFGRESIDTLVKLMEDRRDELVVVVAGYSPQMRTFLAANPGLASRFSKTIEFESYSSTELVTIVERLCRKHHYALEYETQEALRRHFDTLPRTETFGNARAARQVFEEMLGRQAYRLATTPDAPELELARLLPEDLAETAARGRDAAAGQRQVVDALMQRLDAMIGLDEVKREVADLVDLIASAKARAEAGLPAPSMSRHLVFAGPPGTGKTTVARLYGELLAAMGVLRTGQMVEVSRADLVGQYVGHTAVKTTEVFNKARGGVLFIDEAYALSSSRGQGNDFGREAIDTLVKLMEDHRDEIVVIAAGYTGDMKQFLASNAGLASRFSHQIRFASYSADELVAIFENLARAGGYEPHGGTLQVLRKHFDTLRRDETFGNGRYARQLLDKAITRQASRLRKMPDPTVDDLQNLLPGDVTAALAR; translated from the coding sequence ATGACCGCAGCCGTCCTGTCCGTCTCCGCCACGGACGCCGAGTGTGTGACAGCGATCGGGCGCGCGCTCGTCGCGGCCGGGCCCGGGGACACCGTGGCCGTCCGGCCGGGGGTGTACCGGGAGTCGCTCGTCTTCACCCGCGACGTGGTCCTGGTCGCGGAGGAGGGGCCGGGCAGCGTCGTGATCGAGGTGCCCACCGGATCGGCCCTGCTGTGTGCGGGCGGCGACATCCGGCTGCGGGACCTGACCGTGCGCGGGGGCGACGAGGAGCTGCCGCTGGTACAGGCGGCGGGCGGGCGGCTGGGGCTGGACAACTGCCAGCTCGAGGCCACCGCGTCCGCGGCCCTCCATGTGCGCGGGGGACGGGTCGGGGTGCGCGCCGGCCGGATCGAGAACGCGCACGGTTCCGGGGTGGTGGTCGACGCCGGCGTCGCCGAGTTCACCGAGGTCGCCGTGGAGGCGACCGGCGGACCCGCCCTCGTGGTGGCGGGCGGCGCGGCGCCGACGTTCCGGCACTGCACCTTCGCGGGCCTGGACGGGTTCGGGGTCGTGGCGACCGGCACCGGGGCACCGCGGATCGAAGGCTCCCGGATCAGCTCGGCGAGCAGTGTCGCCGTCCTCGTGCAGCAGGAGAGCCGGGCACGGCTGGTCGACACCCAGATCGACGGCAGTCAGGTCGGCCTCTACGTCTCCGGCCGGGCCCAGCCCGTTCTGGAACGGTGCCGGCTGGGGAAGGTGACCGCACACGGCGTGATCACCGTGGAGCAGGCCGCGCCGTCCCTCGTCGAGTGCCTGATCGAGAACTCGGCCGGCCACGGGCTGCACGCCACCGGCCGGTCGGCCGCCGAGCTGCGGCACTGCGTCGTGCGGGCCAGCGGCGCGGCCGGGGTGGTCGCCGACGAGACGGCCCGGCCGGTCCTCGTCGGCGGGGAGCTCGCCGACTGCGGTGACGTGGGCGTCCTGCTGCTCGGTGAGTCGGCTGCCCGGCTGCGCGGCGTCCGCATCCACGGCAGCCCGATCGGGGTGTCGATCGAGGGCTCGGCGGCGCCGCTGCTCGGCGGGCTCGACCTCCGCGACGTCGCCTACGGGCTGCACGCCGCCGGTGGTGCCGGCCGGTTCGAGGACGGCCGCGTGCGTGGTGCCAGCCGGGCCGGGGTGCGGCTGGCGGGGGCGGCCACGACCGAGCTGCACAACTCCACGCTGACGCAGTGCCGGATCGGCATCGAGATCACCGCGGCGGCGCGGCCCTCGGTCACCGGCGTCGAGGTCGACGGCGCGCGCGACGCCGGCATCCTGGTCCGCGACGCCGCCCACCCGAACCTGTCCCGGATCCGCGTGCACGGCACGACCGGCCCGGGGCTCGTGCTCGAACCCGGCACGCAGGCGACGGTCTCCGACGCCGAACTCGTCGGCAACGCCGGGCCCGGCGTACTGGTGGAGACCAACCGGCCGGTCGTCATCCAGGGCGGCGTGATGCGCGGCAACGGCGGGGAAGCGGTGCGGACCGCGACGCCGACCACCGAGCTGCGCATCAGCGGCGTCGAGACCGGCCACAACAACATCGAGCTTCCCGCGCCGCCCCCGGCCCGCGTGGCCGACCCCGCGCCCCAGTCGCCGCATGACGCCTCGGATCGGGCCGCCGCCGACTGGTCGCCCGCGGACCCCGGCGCCGTCGATCGGGATGCCGACGCCGCCTCGCGCTGGGCACCGCAGCCGGCGGACCGGCCGCATTCCCCCGCGGGGGGTGACCCGACCCGGATGCCGGACCCCTCCCCGCCGTCCCGGACGGGAAACCCCGCGGGCTCACCGCCTCCCGCCGCACCGCCATCCGCCGCACCGCCATCCGCCGCACCGGAGAAGGATCCGGGCGATCCGATCGCCGTCCAGCGGGAGCATTCCCGCCCCGACCCGGGTTCCGTCGGCGGCGGACCGTCCGCCGACCCGCCGGACGGGTCGAATCCGGTGACCGCGCTGCTGGCGGAGCTCGACGCGCTGGTCGGGCTGGAGGGGGTCAAACGGGAGGTGGCCACGCTCGTCGGGCTGCACCAGGTGGCCAAGCGGCGCCAGGAGGCCCGGCTGCACGCGCCGCCGATGTCACGGCACCTCGTCTTCGCCGGACCGCCGGGAACCGGCAAGACGACCATCGCCCGGCTGTTCGGCAAGATCCTGGCCGCCCTCGGGGTGTTGCCCGGCGGGCAGATGGTGGAGGTCGCCCGCGCGGACCTCGTCGCGGAGCATGTCGGCGGGACGGCGGTGAAGACCACCGCCAAGTTCGAGGCGGCGCTCGGCGGCGTGCTGTTCATCGACGAGGCCTACACCCTGTCGCCGGCGGACGGCGGCGGGCACGACTTCGGCCGGGAGTCCATCGACACGCTGGTGAAGCTGATGGAGGACCGGCGTGACGAACTCGTCGTGGTGGTCGCCGGGTACTCGCCGCAGATGCGCACCTTCCTCGCTGCCAACCCGGGCCTGGCCTCCCGGTTCTCCAAGACCATCGAGTTCGAGAGCTACTCCAGCACCGAGCTGGTCACCATCGTCGAGCGGCTGTGCCGCAAGCACCACTACGCCCTGGAGTACGAGACGCAGGAGGCCCTGCGCCGGCACTTCGACACCCTGCCGCGCACGGAGACCTTCGGCAACGCCCGGGCCGCCCGCCAGGTGTTCGAGGAGATGCTGGGCCGCCAGGCGTACCGGCTGGCCACCACCCCGGACGCCCCCGAGCTGGAGCTGGCCCGGCTGCTGCCGGAGGACCTGGCAGAGACCGCCGCTCGCGGCCGGGACGCGGCGGCGGGCCAGCGTCAGGTGGTCGACGCCCTGATGCAGCGGCTCGACGCGATGATCGGCCTGGACGAGGTCAAACGCGAGGTCGCCGACCTGGTCGACCTCATCGCCTCGGCCAAGGCCCGCGCGGAGGCCGGGCTGCCGGCGCCGTCGATGTCCCGCCACCTGGTCTTCGCCGGGCCACCCGGGACCGGCAAGACCACGGTGGCCCGGCTCTACGGCGAGCTGCTCGCCGCGATGGGCGTCCTGCGCACCGGGCAGATGGTGGAGGTGTCGCGCGCCGACCTGGTCGGGCAGTACGTCGGCCACACCGCGGTGAAGACGACGGAGGTCTTCAACAAGGCCCGTGGCGGCGTCCTGTTCATCGACGAGGCGTACGCCCTGTCGTCCTCGCGCGGCCAGGGCAACGACTTCGGCCGGGAGGCGATCGACACGTTGGTGAAGCTGATGGAGGATCACCGCGACGAGATCGTCGTCATCGCCGCCGGCTACACCGGCGACATGAAGCAGTTCCTGGCGAGCAACGCGGGGCTGGCGTCCCGGTTCAGCCATCAGATCCGGTTCGCCTCCTACTCGGCGGACGAG